The nucleotide sequence ATAAATGTGGAGACAAGAAGGCTGCCAGAGAGAAATGCCAGCTGATGGGTGTCAGTAGAACAGGGAGGTGGAAAGGATTGGGTGCCAAAGGGGGAAATGTGGGAAGGAAACCTGAGGCAGAAGGAGCCTCCAAATAAGGAGGAGGgcgcaggggagaggcagacgttccaagggggcagagaggggtggattggagggaggacagggagagggaggctggtgtgggtagaggccagagggCAGGCTGCAGTGGGGAGGGAAGTAGGCGGGGAGAGGTCTGCGGTGGGGACCACTGAGCTGAGCCTGCAAGCTGGGTTGGGCTGGGAGGAGCATCCTTCCTCCATTGTAGGGCTGCAGTAGGGGGCCAGAGCGGGCTAGGGGTGCAGGCCAGAGGGAGCTAGCTCAGAAAGGGCATCTGTGAGACCCTGAAGGTATCAGACTTTATTCAAGGGTAGTGGTCAGTcatttaaagggttttttttttttttttttttttaagattttatttatttatgcatgagagacacacagagagaggcagagacacaggcagagggagaagcaggctccatgcagagagtctgatgagggattcgatccaggaccccggatcatgccttgagctgaaggcagatgctcaaccactgagccacccaggtgcccctcatttaaGGTTTTAAAGCTGGTGTCCAAGCTTTTAAGTTCCTGCAGGTTTAGACAGTTTCATCTTAAACATATAGACTTTCTTGTTTTCACTGAAGAATCCCAATGTATTTTGAATAATTTGCTCGACAGACTTTAAAATAGTTCCCTTTAATTTTTATGGAAacattatatgtgtatgtgtacctGCATGTGTCTATGTACACATATCATAAATGACCAGCTGGGTGAATTCTCACCAATGGGACGCAACCACACGTATAACCAGCGCTCCGATGAAGCAGCACACATTCCTGACTGCCTGGAAATCCCCTGCCCTGGATGCGAACTTCCAGAAACTACCTTCTCCAAAGATAACTGCCTTTCTCACTTCTAATaggataaattattttatctctctttgtaatttatataaatggtacCATATTTATGTTCTCTTTCATGTTGGGAGTTTTGCTCAGTATTAAGCTCTTAAGATTCCAGTCCTGTGATTACCTGTATTTGAGGATCAGCTGTTGCCATTCCATTGGGCGAACAGAGCATGATTTACTTGTACATTCTATAGCTGATAGGCATTCGGGGGGCTTCTAGGTTGGGGCTGTTACGAATAGTGCCACTATGTACATTCTAGTATGTGTCCTGGTTAACATATGCATGCATCCCCATTGGGTATAAACCTGAGAGTGGACCTACAGGGTCATAAAGTATGCATGtatttggcttttaaattttagtcCTAGCAAGAATGTGGTCTTGAATATGGCTAACTAGTGAAGTTGGGCACCTTTTTCAATATGTTCATTGGTTATTcagatcttttcttttatatagtGTCTGCTCAAGTCATTTGCCCCTTTTAAAAttagattctctctttttttcttcttgatttgtaGGGGATCTTTATTCTGGATATAATTCCCCGGttgaatatgttttattatgattttcttCTACCACTCTGGGGGGTATTTTTCTGCTCTTGATGGTGTCTTTTAATgaatagaaattcttaattttaacatGGTCTAATTTATGCCTTTGTTCTTTTATGATGATTTCTTCTTTTGACCTTTTAAAGAAAGCTTGCCTACTGCAAGATTAAGAAGATGTTCACTATTTCCTCTGAAAAGCTTTATGTTACACCATTTACGTTTATATATGCAATCCATctagtattgatttttttccccctattgtGTGATGAGGTCAGTCTATTTTTTCCATGTAAGTATAAAGTTGTCCCAACACTGCTCACTGAAAACATCATCCTTTCCCCAACTGTGCTGtcacctttgtcataaatcagATAAAcgagtgtgtgtacatgtgagttTGATTTACTACTTTTGATTTTATTGCCCAAACTTCAAAGAACACCTGTCTCTAACTACTGAGGATTTTGTTGCTGTCATTGACAatgtttatatagaaaaaaaattttatggcCCCCAAAGCTCAATAGTATATTTTTGCAAAATGATGTGCCGGCAGAGTTTCAGATTATGTTCCAGATGTAATAGGTAGAATGTGAGGAACACCGGTGGATGCTGTGTAAGTATGGTGAGTGTGGAGAAAGGCATCATGCATCTCCCATGTTCCTCTGCTAACACCTTCCCTGCGTTGAAAATCGCTGTTAATAATCATGTTAGTGATTACAACACAgcatttttttagtattttatctcTTAACTTGAAAgcatattatattataatatactgtatatacagtatattgtatattgttgtatacagtatattatatattatattacaaccatatattgttattatatttattacttttgtatttgtgttttagttttagttatCTCTTAGGAAGCTGGTAGGAGGTTTTCCATGTATGtgaattgtatttttaatgcaGTAGGATGTAGGTTCCTGGTTTCTATGCCGATGTCTGAATTTCCTGAAGGGATAGTGCCCACCATGAAGGGATGTTAAGCATTTGCTCATTGAGCTACTGGCACTATGCACACTTAAAGAAACCAATGCAGAATGATCTGTGAGCAATCTGTGATTCAGAGTTGGGGATTACACAAGTGTCCCTTTTAGTCCCTTCATTTAAACAGGACgttctaattttgaaaatgtagtaGTTAAATTCCTAAGTTCATGAAAGCCTAAGCCTAAATTCTGGTAAGCCCATCCTGGTTCTCTTGGGCCCATATGTACTCTATGCCTTTATTTTCAGAATAACTGATCTCACTCTTGGAGGTGGCATGGCTATATATGATTTAGAATAGTTTTCAGTATGGGAGttgtctcttctctcccattatttatttactcaaatatttatatcagtatgaacCTCtggatgtttattttgtattttgggttATAACACAACACTGCTTTATTTCTCTGGTTCAGAATTTCCCAGCTTGGACATTGGGGGTTCTTTTAGTTGATTCTTGTGTCCCTTTGATATACCCCTATCAAggtggatttaaaaaattttttgagcattttattACTTTCTGGTACTCCAGGATACTCTGGGCTCATCTAGTATATTTTCTGTCCCAATGCTAGAAGCTAGAATTAGCCATTTCTCCATGGAGCTCTgatttcgtttcttttctttctttctctttctttctttctttctttcttttcttttcttttctttctttctttctttctttctttcttctttctttctttctttctttcttctttctttcttttctttcctttcttctttctttctttcttttctttctttctctttctttctttctttctttcttcttcttcttcttcttcttcttcttcttcttcttcttctttcttctttcttctttctttcttttctttcttttctttcttttctttcttcttttccctctctctctttcacacagagagagagagagagaaagagagagagagagagcgtgtacaagctgggggaaaggcagagggagaagcaggctccccactgagcaggaagcccaatgtggagcttgatcccaggaccctgagatcctgacctgaaccgaaggcagatacttaacccactgagctgcccaggtgcaaAAAGCTCTGGCTTCTTTTATTGAAGAATGGTGTCAGGAACCAAGATCTGGGTGGTAGCTATGCTCATTCCTACCAGGGTGTCATTTCTATAGACacttttatttgacagagcaaaaAATACGGTGTTTATGCTAAGCCCTGCATGTACGCATACCTGTACGTATTTCTGCACATAACCATTCTGCATCTGTACTAAGCTAAGCGTGAGTTCATACTGAGGTCTCCTCTTCGGATCCATCACCACATAGATAAGCCGATCCATGGTAGGAAGGTAAACCTACCTTCCTCTGTAATCAGTACCTCCCACCACTGCTGTCGGAAAGCTGATTCCCACCATCCACCATCTGTTTCCATACACATTCCATTCAAGTATACATACATGTACGGCGACTTCAGAGTTGCTGACCTGTAATGCCTGTGGGAAAGACCTTTATCCACTACAGAATGGTGCTCATGGCTGGTTCATTTTGCCTTTAGTCTTACAGACCCTGTTCACTTCCAGAGTTACTCAAGACTATGTTTTCCCCCACTCCTTCGTGAAGTTGATTCATACATTTGTAAAACAGATTACTTTGTCATATTTTTCATTCCATCTGGGGACAcctcttaaaagatttttaaaaatctgtgtacaTTAATTCACTGTTTTGATGACTGCCTATTAAACACTACTTTTATGGCAACATTCAGAGCAGTTTCACTCTGTCAACAGCCTCCTGTGTCTCGCTTTTTCACCCCCTCTCTGAGCCACTGACAGTCACTGATGGACATTGTCagtgtctttgtctttttcaaaatgttgtaTAAACAGAGTCTTATATGATgaagccttttcagactggcttttcTTGCTGAGCAATATACATTTAAGAATCATCCATGTGTCTTCCTAGCTTACTAGCTCCCTTGCTAGCTTCCTTCTTTTTGTcagtgagtaatattccatagtgcAGAGGTGTCAATGTTGGTTTATCAATTCGTGTATCAAAGGGCTTCTTGGTTGCTTCCACTTCAGTAATTATGTATAAACAGTTTACTATAAAcatcatgtgcaggtttttgtatggacataagttttcaagtCAGCTGGGTAAATGCCTTGGAGCCGCTGCTGAATCATATGGCAGGACTATATTTAGCTTCATTTGAGGCTGCCAAATGGTCTTCCAAGGTGGCTGTACAGCTTGGTATTCTCAGCAGCAACTGAGAAGCTACTGTTGCTCATATCCACACtggctttttatttccattattttccttattgCTTTCCTATCTTAAGTTGCGTTGATTTTTGCTCCTGTAGTTGTGAtatacttttttgtttgctttgggtttattttactcttctttttccagtcttttgAAGTAGGAGGTTATATTATTGATTTGTGACTTTGTTTACCTCTTTTCTGATGTAGCTAGTCGTGCCATGAGTGTCCTCTTCAGTGCTCCTTTGGCTgtgtcccacaaattttgatttGTTCCATTTTCATTAAAGAATTTCCTTGAGACTTCCTTTTTACCTGTGGATTATTTACAAGTGTGTTTTTTAGTTTCCAagtatttggagattttctttttatctgttatttttgtttgatttcattGTGGTTAAGAATACACTctattatttcacttcttttaattttgttgaggtttgttttatgcCTCAGGCTAAGGTCTATAGTGGCTTATGTTTCTCGTGgacacttgaaaggaatgtgtattttgctgttattGGATGGAATGTTGATTAGGTCTTGATTGATGGTGTTACTGGGTTCTAAGTCCTTTAGGCTCCATCTAGTtatgccatttgttgaaagatGGATGTTGAGTCTCCTGCTGCCATTAtgaatttgtctgtttctccttttaagttctatcagtttttgcttcacatattttcaGCTGTTGTTTGTTGCATACATATGTGGAATTGCTATGTCTTCTTGATGGAGTGAGCCTTTTATCGTTGCATAATGTCTTTCTATGTCtctattaattctattttctctaaAGTCCACTaatgtctgatattaatatagccactcactattttccttttttttattttaaaatatgtttattatgtaCTTTACATTGAgcacttcagaaaagaaaataattacaatgatTTTAGAATGCAATTCCTGGATTCAATAAATGTCCTCTATAATTATATCCAATCAATATCTAGAGTTGTATGTAGACCCTACGTTAgctaacaaataagtaaaataactaTGTTAATCTCAgggatgagagacacacatgatCACTTAAGTCACTCTGccaccatgttttttttaaaaacatgattcaCTTTTGTTTCAAGTACATATACAGCCATTGCAAGAGTTACATTAGACCACTGATGTTAACACCTTAAAACTATGTATGATCTTTGCtgccttaaaagaaaatttagttaTTGCAAAGAAATTCAACAAAGTTTCAGGACCTTTGATCACAACCTTCGGTGCTTGTTGTACTACTCTGGTGAACATAAAGGTTCAAGTAAGGCCAACAAAGAAGAATATTTCCTCTTTTCAGTGAAGACATAATGCAAGGACTAGGTGAACTAGCATCCTACAAACTAGCCATCAAGAGGTTACCAATTAAAGGATGTGAGTACATTTAAAAGCCTTGGCCagtgttacaaaaacaaaacatttagatTATTTACGAATATAAGCATAATTGGTGCTTTATCTtctataaataatcatttttgaaaTGCTAAAGGTGAGTTCCAACTGCGCTCTTTCCTCATGTGAGAAGAGGTGGGGACACACGGGATGACCTACTGATTTACCTTCTCAAAGTATTCTTTGGAAGCAGTTGTATGTGGCTTGATTGTAGGAGAATCCGGGGTCCAGTTTGCTGGGCAGACTTCTCCATGGGTTTCCACAAACTGGAATGCCTTCACCAAGCAGAGGGTCTCTTCCACACTTCGGCCCACAGGGAGATCATTGACACTCAAATGCTTGATGACTCCATTGGGGTCAATGATGAAGAGACCTCTTAGAGCAATACCGGGGCCTTCTAACAGCATGCCATAGTCTCGAGAAATCTGTTTAGTCAGATCTGACAGGAGTGCAATGTTCATGTGGCCCAAACTGCCATTCTTCTGCGGTGTGTTGATCCAGGCGAGATGGGTGAAGTGGGAATCCACTGACACTGCAACAACATCACAGTTCACGTCGTGAAATTCTTTGGCTTTGTCACTGAAAGCAACAATTTCTGTAGGACACACAAAGGTGAAGTCCAATGGATAGAAGAAAAGCACCAAATATCTCCCCTTAAAGTCATCGAGGGTTAGGTCTTTAAACTCTCCGTTGACAATGGCAGTGCCCTTAAAGTAGGGCGCGTGCTGGGTGACGGCAGGAGCGTGGTAGGAGGAACTGGTGCTAAAAGCAAATTTTGCTTGACTAGAACCAGACCACAATACATTTGTCAGGCATGTTCTTCTGGAAGCAGCAGGTCTAAGGGCTGCAGAGGCAGAGATGCCCCATGGAATAGCACTCACATGTCGGGCAATCGAAGCCCAGAGTAACCTTCCCACCACGGCTGTCATCTTCAGTGCGTGTGGGATTCGCGGGACTGgccctattttccttttttttttttttttaaaaaggtttatttatttggggggcagCAAGGGGGTAcagagtggggagagaaagaatctcaagcagactctgtgctgactgtggagcccaacacagagctccctaggaccctgagatcatgacctgagccaaaatccagagttggacgcttaatggactaagccacccaggagccctgccacttttgatttcttctgatTAATGCTTGCATAGtatttcttttcccatcttttaCTTTCAGTTTGTCTATATATTGATATTTGAAGTGAGATTTTTGCAGGCAGCATAAGGTTggatcatgttttcttttcttttcttttcttttcttttttttttttgagggggtcaTGTTTTCTTAGTCCCCTCTGCCAAGTACCTTTTCCCcctgcttctttaaaaaataattaatttttctatatttgtatatggtgtgaaatgatcaccacagtaaatctagttaacatctgtcatcatacagtcacaaaatttgttttcctgtgatgaggacttttaagatctactttcttagcagttttcaaatatgcaatacgtTATTATTAAATACAGTTACTATGTTGTGTATCATATTCCCagatcttcattattttctaattggaAGTTTATGCCTTTTGACCTCTTTGCACATTTGAAATGGCTGTTgccttctgttttaaaaataggaaaactgaagttcagataTTAAACAATTTGGCTTAATAATCAAAAGGGACCTTATCCCAGGATCTTTGATCCAAATTTCATATGTATACAATGTATAATATAatgtacttttattatatttactaaGTGCTATGTATCTTAAAGGAGGGAAAAACACTATatgctgaaataaataaagaccaaATTTATAGAAGTTATTTATAGGATATATTGGATTAGGTTTCCAAAGATTAGAGTCTACTTGATGGGATGGGGGAGAGTACTCCAGGTGTTTCTAGGAAACAGAGTAAGAGAAATGAAGTGTATTGACTGATGGGAATAGTACATCACCAGGGAATGAAGCTAGGGAGAAGAGTGGAGCTAAAATTCTTATttggaagtaaaaaaataattccatctaGAGCTTTACAGTCCTAACAAgtagatcttgttttttttttttttttaaggttttatttatttattcatgagagacacacacagagagaagcagagacacagggagagagagaggcaggctccatgcaaggagcccaatgtgggactcgatcttgggactcctcaagatcacgctctgggccaaaggcaagcgctcaaccactgagccagccaggcatccctagatctTGGTTTCATATGAGTGATCAGGTTGTTAATTTTTCTTGGTCCCACAACCGTggtgtttaatatttattatcttgcCCTTTCTGAGTGACTTGTTTCCTGCCCACATGCTGTGAGGTCCTGGGAAGTGGAGACCAAGACTCGTTCACAATGTTCTATGTTATGGCACCACAAATGGCACCTTTAGGAGGGAGCACAGGTGTGGAAGGGTGGGTGCCTGCAGGTTACCCAGGGTGGCGAGTCCTTGTGTCTGCTGAAGGTTTGTGCATCAATAGCTGGAAGCAGGTCAGAATTAGCTACCATTCACATGTCAAATGAAATTATGAGTTAAAGAAGGATAATGTCAATCAAGAGAAACTTGAAGCACCACAACATTGCAGAGATTAATGACTCAGGGTAATGGTGCCAAGAGTCTCCCAGAGGTACATCTTTAGTAAAACCACTCAGATAAGTTTGAATAGTCCCAGCCAGGACAACACCCCATCCTATGGTCAAAGCAATGGGAGTTCAAGGGGGAATTAATGTCCTCATCTATAATCTGATGCGAGAAAGGTCTCTGAGTCCAGAGAAGAGCTGCTGCTTGCTTGAAGCTGTTCAATGATGTCGCTTTGCTGAACTTCTCCTGGCTCTTAACTTAGAGATGAGGGTGGTCTGTGGGATGTGGTGGGGAGGTCATGAGTCAGCTTCTCTGAGGGGAAAACCATGTGTCCCCCAATACTTAATTCCTTTGTCAGCTTAaagagtcactttttttttttttgctttgttttgttttgtttttttgtctcagACCACAAAATGTTGTGGATATTATGCTTCCTGAGTGTAGCTATGCAGTAAacatagaaatagaatttaaataaaaccatggaTTCATAACAGACCATTAGGACTGTAACATGAGAAGTAGGCCACCTCTGGAGATGTATACTGAAGAGTATCTTCCATTCTTAGAAGCTTTCTGAGGCACCCCTGAAAGATGGCAATTTAGTCTCAACCTGAATCTTCTGTTCCAGGGAGTTCCACCCTTGCTGGCTATCTCAGAAACTATGGCTGAAGTTGCCACAAGTTCACAGGGATCAAGTTTACCTCAATAGAGGAAAGGACTTGCTAACTTTCCTTAAGGGAAACTGAGAATGGCTGAGGCTAAGGAATGATGTTGATATCATGGAATATTATGGAATTAAAAGATGTCTCGTACAAGTGGTCTCTCATAGCCATGTTCAAGCATGGCATGGGGGAGGCAGCCATGGGCTCATGACCAAAGCAATAAGGAATAACACTGAACTTGGAAAATAAAGGTGAAAGTAAGAATGGTGGGCAGATAAGAAAAGATAAGAAGACAATTGTAAAAATCAGAGTGTGGGCAAAGCAGAGCACCCAAGCCAGCTGGCATTTGGGAGACAGGGGATGTGCTAATACTGCCTCACCTCCCACTCTGCGGTGCCTCTGATCCACTGGGACGTTTCTCCTGGCCTAATTATGCTGCTGTGTCACCAGGAGCTTaaggtaagaaagaaaacttaCCCTTTTAGGCAAGCATCTGGCAGATGGAAAAGAGATTCATTACTCCCAGAAATACCTGATCTTACTTCTGTCGACCTAATGAAAGTGAATTGTTTTCTCCTGGAAATGTAATCATGGTGGCTATTCCATCACACTTTTATACTTCCACTTTCTccctaaaggattttttttttctcttactcgGAGATGTTGCAGGATCCATTAATTTGATATGATGCAGGttgttataaataatatttctttctgcAAATAAGTAggtagaaaatgttaaatttgatATATTGGGTTTAGAAAAACCATTTTCTGCCTTCTCTAGCTAATTGGACATTATAACATGTTAATTACAAGTGTACCTATAATGccaagggattaaaaaaaat is from Canis lupus dingo isolate Sandy chromosome 16, ASM325472v2, whole genome shotgun sequence and encodes:
- the LOC112663279 gene encoding thioredoxin-dependent peroxide reductase, mitochondrial-like; amino-acid sequence: MTAVVGRLLWASIARHVSAIPWGISASAALRPAASRRTCLTNVLWSGSSQAKFAFSTSSSYHAPAVTQHAPYFKGTAIVNGEFKDLTLDDFKGRYLVLFFYPLDFTFVCPTEIVAFSDKAKEFHDVNCDVVAVSVDSHFTHLAWINTPQKNGSLGHMNIALLSDLTKQISRDYGMLLEGPGIALRGLFIIDPNGVIKHLSVNDLPVGRSVEETLCLVKAFQFVETHGEVCPANWTPDSPTIKPHTTASKEYFEKVNQ